The Anaeromyxobacter sp. Fw109-5 genomic interval GTAGGAGCGGCCGCTGTTTCCGGACAGGGCGACCTGCTCGCCCTTCTTCACGCGGCGGCCCGGCGCCATCTCCTTCGACACGACGTCCAGGTGCAGGAAGATCGCGTGGCGGCCGCTGGCGGGGTCGACGATGTCGAGGCAGTTGCCGTTCGCGCGGAAGTTCCAGTTGCGCCGCTGGATCACGCCGTCGAACGGGGCGAAGACGGGCGAGCCCACCGGCGCCTTGTAGTCGACGCCCTTGTGACGGCGGCCGTCGCGCAGGAGCGAGGTGATCTGCTCGTACTCGCCGATCGGCGCGTCGACGATGTGCTCCTCGAGCTCCGTCGAGTCCTCCCGGTAATAGCGCGCCCAGCGCGCGCCCTCGGGCTGGAACCGGTAGACCGAGAACGCCTTGCCGAGCTTCTGCGACACGTAACGGACGGCCTCGACCACCGGCTCCGTGCTGGGCGCCATCCCCGGGGCGATGGGCGCCGCCGGCGTGTAGACGATGTCGAGCAGATCGCCCTTGCGTCCGTCGCGGGCGACCTGAAGGTCCCACACGAGCAGCCGGTTCACGACCTGCGTGAGCTCGTCGGCCAGCTTCCGGTCCTCGGGGGGCATCGCGCGCGCGATGGACTCCTCCAGCGCACCGCGGAGGACCACGTTGACGCGCTTCGCGGTCGGCGCGGCCGCCGCGGCGACGGGCGCGGGCGCGGCGGGCGCCGGCTGCGCCACGACGGGGGAGCCGGGCGCAGCGGCCGTGGACGGCGGGTTCGCTGCGGCGGGCGCGGAGCCCTGGGCCGCTTCGGCTGACCGGGCCGCCGCGGTCGCCACGGGCGCGGCGCCTGGAGTGGAGGAGAGGCTGCCGCCTGGGGCGGTGGCGCGGCCGAGCCAGAACCCTCCGGCCAGGGCGAGGAGGACGACGGTCGCGAAGAGGATGCCGAGCAGCCCGCCTCGCGAGGAACGGGGC includes:
- a CDS encoding M23 family metallopeptidase, which encodes MVSLSIDPPPSSRQPRSSRGGLLGILFATVVLLALAGGFWLGRATAPGGSLSSTPGAAPVATAAARSAEAAQGSAPAAANPPSTAAAPGSPVVAQPAPAAPAPVAAAAAPTAKRVNVVLRGALEESIARAMPPEDRKLADELTQVVNRLLVWDLQVARDGRKGDLLDIVYTPAAPIAPGMAPSTEPVVEAVRYVSQKLGKAFSVYRFQPEGARWARYYREDSTELEEHIVDAPIGEYEQITSLLRDGRRHKGVDYKAPVGSPVFAPFDGVIQRRNWNFRANGNCLDIVDPASGRHAIFLHLDVVSKEMAPGRRVKKGEQVALSGNSGRSYAPHLHYQLEDASGRVLDPFEIHRTERRTLAASSRPAFEARRGALDASLGGAAAPTAAAAVPAVHTAPAP